In Acanthochromis polyacanthus isolate Apoly-LR-REF ecotype Palm Island chromosome 15, KAUST_Apoly_ChrSc, whole genome shotgun sequence, a single genomic region encodes these proteins:
- the dlg5a gene encoding disks large homolog 5a isoform X2: MEPKHKELLDQCHQNLLESITDADRVIELLIVSGTLSQLDRFELDQNCSSSAEKVDHLLKMLMNKESDHFLDLCVALEKAYPDLYAALFSNNGGGPVDHSTGSTYSVLSTMPSDSESSSSLSSVASSPPPAINDNRHTGDNLDTILLQLRQVTRERDELRKRLALASPGTTFDDCRPNSKASHDYERLKSQCMRAMADLQSLQNQHTKTLKRCEEAVKEADFYHMLHSRVLGDQSQLKEEMETLRRDNTQLVREHNHLKQNCEELKRLHSQDQKELADLRLQQQQVMREKGSSEVLNKLYDTAMDKLEGIKKEYDALSKRYSEKVANHNTDLSRLEQAEEENRRLQKQMDALLKQRDSAMHYQQQYSTSMRRFDSVQQELNKSSAQNKELQREMERLQSEVTRYKNLQLKSAKDCEKYKEERDSVFNEYRLIMSERDQVIKEVDKLQTELEAAEARLKNTSSERVVASEELEALRQELNSSLVDRDRAICERNELLEKYCHEVKDKAEAQKELSQACKDIETVREERDVARKERTEAIIQRDQLLREYYQARQKQDSATLDMERANKEIEMLRKQYEAMSQELKEATQEAEVAKCRRDWAFQERDKIVAERESIRTLCDNLRRERDRAVSDLADALRNLDDMRKQKNDTLRELKELKEKMESQLEKEARFCQLMAHSSHDSAIDTDSLEWETEVVEFEKDRDDMDLKALGFDIAEGVNDPYLPGDCGIFVTRVDKGSIADGRLRVNDWLLKINDIDLTNKDRKQVVKAVLNGGGLINMVVRRRKSLGGRLVTPVHINLVGHKDSGIGLENGVFVTAVVQGSPAAREGSLTVGDRLIAINGIALDNKSVTECEALLRSCRDSLSLSLMKFFPHSTSGQNIFESLRESSEKSNGRIHLSEIHSRNSRNLKHNSSTQTDIFCPDAGSASTSSISGERRKVRGESEEVYGDISKPFSTGSLHATSLRPASDLGTGRYGPSAFQECCPYTKAPSSLPFEPVSPSDCITMETTLEKKHSGGTWPKMMVGGMSVASDNTSPVTAATQLSIYKSPKQRKSIFDPDTFKRPETPSSKMEYMAANQIAAVAAAAASHSPQPSKTESLSSSSTPTPTPPTPPTRSDSFKFKHKHQSSSASDCTITSDGKGEAAISMAAGESRERSERERDRNGNHYFLDGKVLTSRKSCDEDIGRTRGEEPEVKRPRPKSAPALRRRMTPQTITLPTFQSYSNDEHSPEPRDMLRSSPSRSHRHSVGFVPTVYNGTLPPNSAHRGLSPCPAVTAVMRNPVYTVRSHRVHTSNCPSVASQICHQHTHTSPQHQGRLSLDLSQQKRTGDYSESSSSRSSRASHGTNSLPSSARLGSSNNVQYRTERIKIPSTPRYPRSMLGSDRGSLSHSECSSPSLITPPQSPLNLETSSFASSQSQGSISTLPRISVSPVPIGERRKDRSLYRNRSFLRIPLAARPRFSSLRSLRPYLEEPRNVIVHKGAEPLGISIVSGENGGIFVSKVTGGSIAHQAGLEYGDQLLEYNGINLRNATEQQARLIIGQQCDTITIMAQYNPHMYQLGNHSRSSSRLEPVSAQSTPQGSGAATPDNHSTIDTLSEQDEGTLTPSSKQTTPTTSPHNFISSLSISDSCSRMPSEGSRKVGEPRLVMVRRPGVEVGVTLCGGNLRGVYIESLDEDSPARGPDGLLAGDLILEYNSVNMKNKTAEEVYVEMLKPAETVTLKVQHRPDDFSMVKDVPGDGFYIRALYDRVGEAEGDLSFKKDDILYVDESLPKGSFGTWMAWQLDENAQQIQRGQIPSKYMMDQEFYRRHSVTEMKEDSSKTLSAAARRSFFRRKQKHKRSSSKDSKEMVALDTISTDSIPFFDDCVSLAYQRVQKVECTSPRPVLILGPLTDPVKEMLVKESPGKFCRCVLEVMKASQQAIERGVKDCLFIDYKRRSGHFDVTTVASIKEITDKGCHCLLDIAPHAIERLHSVHIYPIVVFIRYKNAKQIKEQKDPVYLRDKVSQKHSKEQFESAQKIEQEYSKFFTGIVQGGTLPYICTQIITIVDQEQSKVLWTPLGCP; this comes from the exons GTTCCACATACAGCGTTCTCTCCACGATGCCCTCTGACTCGGAAAGCAGCAGCTCCCTCAGCAGCGTTG CGTCCTCCCCACCCCCAGCCATCAACGACAACCGGCACACTGGCGACAACCTGGACACCATCTTGTTGCAGCTCCGCCAGGTGACCAGGGAACGGGATGAGCTTCGCAAGCGTCTGGCGCTGGCATCGCCCGGGACCACCTTCGATGACTGCAG GCCAAATTCCAAAGCCAGTCATGACTATGAGCGTCTGAAAAGTCAGTGCATGAGGGCCATGGCAGATTTGCAGTCTCTCCAGAACCAGCATACCAAAACACTCAAGAGGTGTGAGGAGGCTGTGAAGGAGGCTGACTTCTACCA CATGCTGCACAGCCGCGTCTTGGGCGACCAGTCACAGCTGAAGGAGGAGATGGAAACACTCAGGAGGGACAACACCCAGCTTGTCCGAGAGCACAACCACCTGAAACAGAACTGCGAGGAGCTCAAGCGGCTGCACAGCCAAGACCAGAAAGAGTTGGCAGACCTTCGGCTGCAGCAACAGCAG GTAATGAGAGAGAAGGGCTCATCAGAGGTGTTGAACAAACTGTATGACACAGCTATGGACAAGCTGGAGGGCATAAAGAAGGAATATGACGCCCTGAGCAAGCGCTACAGTGAGAAGGTGGCTAACCACAACACAGACCTGAGCCGCCTGGAGCAAGCTGAAGAAGAGAATCGGCGGCTACAGAAACAGATGGATGCTTTGCTCAAACAGCGAGACTCAGCCATGCACTACCAGCAGCAGTACTCTACCTCAATGAGGAG GTTTGATTCAGTGCAGCAGGAGCTGAACAAATCCTCAGCTCAGAACAaggagctgcagagagagaTGGAGCGGCTGCAGTCGGAGGTGACGCGCTACAAGAACTTGCAACTGAAGTCAGCCAAGGACTGCGAGAAATACAAGGAGGAGAGGGATTCTGTGTTCAACGAGTATCGGCTCATCATGAGCGAGAGGGACCAGGTGATCAAAGAGGTGGACAAGCTGCAGACTGAACTGGAGGCTGCAGAGGCCCGACTGAAAAACACTTCATCGGAGAGGGTGGTGGCCAGTGAAGAGCTGGAGGCACTGAGACAG GAGTTGAACTCGTCGCTGGTGGACCGTGACAGGGCCATCTGTGAGAGGAATGAACTGCTAGAGAAGTACTGCCACGAGGTGAAGGACAAAGCCGAGGCCCAGAAGGAGCTGAGCCAGGCCTGCAAGGACATCGAGACGGTCCGAGAGGAGAGGGACGTGGCCCGCAAGGAGAGGACAGAGGCCATCATTCAAAGGGATCAGCTGCTCCGAGAGTACTATCAGGCCAGACAA AAACAAGACTCCGCCACCCTGGACATGGAACGAGCCAACAAGGAGATTGAGATGCTGAGGAAACAGTATGAGGCCATGTCCCAGGAACTGAAGGAGGCCACACAGGAGGCTGAGGTGGCCAAATGTCGAAGGGACTGGGCCTTCCAAGAGAGGGACAAAATAGTGGCTGAGAGGGAGAGCATAAG GACTCTGTGCGATAACCTGCGGCGAGAAAGAGACCGGGCGGTCAGCGATCTGGCCGACGCCCTGCGTAATTTAGACGAtatgaggaaacagaagaaCGATACATTGCGAGAGCTCAAAGAACTAAA GGAGAAGATGGAGAGCCAGCTGGAGAAGGAGGCCCGGTTCTGTCAGCTAATGGCCCATAGCTCTCACGACTCCGCCATCGACACAGACTCCTTGGAGTGGGAGACGGAGGTGGTGGAGTTTGAGAAAGACAGG GATGACATGGATTTGAAGGCACTTGGGTTTGATATTGCTGAAGGGGTAAATGATCCATATTTACCAGGAGATTGTGGAATATTTGTTACAAGGGTGGACAAAGGAAGTATCGCAGATGGAAGGTTAAG AGTGAATGATTGGTTGTTGAAGATTAATGACATCGACTTAACCAACAAGGACAGGAAGCAGGTGGTGAAGGCTGTCCTTAACGGTGGAGGATTGATCAACATGGTGGTACGAAGAAGGAAGTCTCTGGGAGGAAGGCTGGTCACCCCTGTTCACATCAACCTCGTGGGACACAAAG ACAGTGGCATCGGTCTGGAAAACGGAGTGTTTGTCACTGCCGTCGTCCAGGGAAGTCCGGCAGCCAGGGAGGGTTCTCTCACAGTTGGAGACAGACTGATTGCT ATAAATGGAATTGCTCTGGATAACAAGTCTGTGACAGAGTGTGAGGCTCTGCTGAGGAGCTGCAGGGACTCTCTCAGCCTCTCTCTCATGAAG TTTTTCCCTCACAGCACGTCAGGCCAGAACATCTTTGAGAGTCTGCGAGAGTCGTCAGAGAAGTCCAATGGACGCATCCACCTGTCAGAGATCCACTCCCGAAACAGCCGCAACCTCAAACACAACAGTTCAACGCAGACTGACATCTTCTGTCCCGATGCTGGAAGCGCTAGCACAAGTAGTATATCTGGGGAGAGGAGGAAGGTCAGGGGGGAATCTGAGGAGGTGTATGGTGACATCAGCAAGCCGTTCTCAACAGGTTCCCTCCATGCCACTAGCCTCCGGCCAGCCTCAGACTTGGGAACAGGCCGCTATGGACCCAGTGCTTTCCAAGAGTGTTGTCCGTACACTAAGGCGCCTTCCTCTTTGCCCTTTGAACCTGTTTCTCCCTCAGACTGCATCACAATGGAAACAACCCTGGAGAAGAAGCACAGTGGGGGCACGTGGCCCAAGATGATGGTGGGAGGTATGTCAGTTGCGTCAGATAACACCAGTCCGGTCACAGCTGCCACCCAACTCTCCATCTATAAATCACCCAAGCAGAGAAAGTCCATTTTCGACCCAGACACTTTCAAACGCCCTGAAACACCTTCCTCGAAGATGGAGTATatggcagccaatcagatcgcAGCGGTGGCCGCCGCTGCAGCCTCTCATTCCCCGCAGCCTTCAAAGACAGAGtccctctcctcctcatccACCCCTACTCCAACCCCTCCAACTCCACCCACACGCAGTGACTCCTTTAAATTCAAACATAAACATCAAAGCAGCTCTGCCTCTGACTGCACCATCACCTCAGACGGCAAGGGAGAGGCTGCCATCTCTATGGCAGCAGGAGAGAGCAGGGAGAGGAGTGAGCGAGAAAGAGACCGCAACGGAAACCACTATTTCCTGGACGGCAAGGTTCTTACCTCAAGGAAGTCATGTGATGAGGACATTGGCCGTACCAGAGGGGAGGAGCCGGAGGTAAAGAGGCCACGCCCAAAATCTGCCCCCGCCCTGCGACGTAGGATGactcctcagaccatcactcTTCCCACCTTCCAA AGCTACTCTAATGATGAGCATTCACCAGAGCCCAGGGACATGCTGCGTTCCTCCCCCAGCCGCTCTCATAGACACAGCGTCGGCTTTGTCCCCACAGTCTACAATGGCACCCTACCTCCTA ATTCAGCCCACCGGGGACTGTCTCCTTGTCCCGCTGTGACGGCCGTGATGAGGAATCCAGTGTACACTGTGCGCAGCCACCGCGTTCATACCAGCAACTGTCCATCTGTCGCATCCCAGATATGTCACCAGCACACCCACACCAG CCCACAACACCAGGGTCGATTGAGCCTGGACTTGAGCCAGCAGAAGCGCACGGGCGACTACTCTGAATCCTCATCGTCACGCAGCAGCAGAGCTTCACACGGTACAAACTCACTGCCCTCCAGTGCCCGGCTCG GTTCTTCCAATAATGTTCAGTACCGCACAGAAAGGATCAAAATCCCCTCCACTCCCCGCTACCCCCGCTCCATGCTGGGATCAGACAGAG GCTCCCTCTCACACTCCGAGTGTAGCAGTCCCAGTCTCATCACACCTCCACAATCGCCACTCAATCTGGAGACTTCTTCGTTTGCCAGCAGCCAGTCGCAAGGCTCCATTTCCACTTTACCTCGAATCTCAGTCAGCCCTGTGCCAATAGGGGAGCGCAGGAAAGACAG ATCTCTTTACCGTAATCGCTCTTTTCTAAGGATTCCTCTGGCTGCAAGGCCGAGGTTCTCCTCTCTCAGGAGCCTCAG ACCTTACTTGGAGGAACCCCGCAATGTCATTGTGCACAAAGGTGCCGAGCCTCTGGGCATCTCCATAGTCAGTGGGGAGAACGGAGGAATCTTTGTCTCCAAAGTCACTGGAGGTAGCATCGCCCACCAGGCAGGACTGGAGTACGGAGACCAATTACTGGAG TATAATGGTATCAACTTGCGGAACGCTACGGAGCAGCAAGCTCGCCTCATCATCGGCCAGCAGTGTGACACCATCACCATTATGGCCCAGTACAACCCACACATGTACCAGCTGGGCAACCACTCGCGCTCCAG CTCCCGTCTCGAGCCGGTCAGCGCTCAGTCCACTCCCCAGGGGAGCGGCGCCGCGACTCCCGACAACCACTCCACCATCGATACACTCAGCGAACAGGACGAGGGCACACTCACTCCATCCTCCAAGCAGACCACACCCACGACTAGCCCTCACAATTTCATCAG ctctctctccatctctgacTCTTGCTCCAGAATGCCGTCTGAGGGCAGCAGGAAGGTGGGGGAGCCGCGGCTGGTGATGGTACGCAGGCCTGGGGTGGAGGTAGGAGTCACGCTCTGTGGAGGAAACCTACGAGGCGTCTACATAGAGAGTCTGGATGAGGACAGTCCTGCTAGGGGCCCTGATGGACTTCTTGCTGGGGACCTCATCTTAGAG TACAACTCGGTGAATATGAAGAATAAGACGGCAGAAGAGGTGTATGTCGAGATGCTGAAGCCTGCAGAGACGGTGACGTTGAAGGTGCAACATCGACCGGATGACTTCAGCATGGTCAAAGATGTTCCAGGAGATGGCTTTTATATTAG AGCACTTTACGACCGGGTGGGGGAGGCCGAGGGGGACCTCAGTTTTAAGAAGGATGACATCCTGTACGTGGATGAGTCTTTACCAAAGGGCAGCTTTGGGACCTGGATGGCCTGGCAGCTAGATGAGAACGCACAGCAGATCCAGAGGGGGCAGATCCCCAGCAAGTACAT GATGGACCAAGAGTTTTACCGCAGACACAGTGTGACAGAAATGAAGGAAGATTCCAGTAAGACTCTGTCTGCGGCAGCACGCAGATCCTTTTTCAgaaggaaacagaaacacaagcgCAGCAGCTCCAAAGACAGCAAAGAAATGGTGGCTCTGGACACTATCAGCACAGATTCCATCCCCTTCTTTGacg aCTGTGTGAGCCTGGCATACCAGCGGGTCCAGAAGGTGGAGTGCACCTCTCCCCGACCGGTGCTCATCCTCGGGCCTCTCACTGACCCCGTCAAGGAGATGCTGGTGAAAGAATCTCCTGGGAAGTTCTGCAGATGTGTTCTGG AGGTGATGAAGGCATCCCAGCAAGCCATCGAGCGAGGCGTCAAAGACTGCCTCTTCATCGATTACAAGCGCAGGAGTGGACATTTTGATGTGACCACTGTTGCTTCTATCAAGGAAATAACAGATAAG GGCTGTCACTGTTTGCTCGACATCGCCCCGCACGCCATCGAAAGGCTCCACAGCGTTCACATTTATCCAATTGTAGTGTTCATCCGCTACAAAAATGCCAAGCAGATCAA GGAGCAGAAAGATCCAGTTTATCTGCGGGACAAAGTATCTCAAAAACATTCCAAGGAGCAATTTGAAAGTGCACAGAAGATAGAGCAAGAGTACAGCAAATTCTTCACAG GTATTGTCCAAGGCGGCACCCTCCCGTACATTTGCACTCAGATCATAACTATAGTTGATCAAGAACAAAGTAAAGTCCTGTGGACTCCACTCGGCTGCCCCTAG